A genomic stretch from Telopea speciosissima isolate NSW1024214 ecotype Mountain lineage chromosome 7, Tspe_v1, whole genome shotgun sequence includes:
- the LOC122666621 gene encoding protein ELF4-LIKE 4-like, producing MEDTFSGNGTQVDNKVLQTFQKSFVQVQHILDQNRLLINEINQNHESKIPDNLGRNVGLIRELNNNIRRVVDLYGDLSSSFTKSMEASSEGDSGGTLKSDGKLGQKRIRPG from the coding sequence ATGGAGGATACATTTTCAGGCAATGGTACCCAAGTTGATAACAAGGTTTTACAGACATTTCAAAAGAGTTTTGTCCAAGTCCAACACATCTTAGATCAGAACAGGTTGCTTATTAACGAGATTAATCAGAATCATGAGTCGAAGATCCCTGACAACTTGGGTCGAAATGTGGGTCTCATTAGGGAACTTAACAACAACATCAGGAGAGTTGTTGATCTTTACGGAGACCTTTCAAGCTCTTTCACTAAATCCATGGAAGCTTCATCCGAGGGAGATTCTGGAGGAACATTGAAATCAGACGGTAAGCTTGGTCAGAAAAGAATTAGGCCTGGGTAA